A genomic segment from Nocardiopsis sp. Huas11 encodes:
- a CDS encoding NAD-binding protein translates to MPRVTGRERLRYWFDGTMSRGTPALIGWLAVVLVSMVAAFGVATWLFVPRDGALEGKGFLETLWMTFVRVTDPGVIGGDDTSNVPFVALMLVATLGGVLVFSALVGVIASGLDNKITELRKGRSRVLEQGHTVLLGWSEQVFIMLNELIQANESERRATVVVLADRDKVEMEDEIRERFPRTGTTKVICRTGSLLNPHDLGIANPDQARSVIVVPTGPEEPDHEVVKTLLALAHRSSAHGGSANVVAAVNESQSLRAAQLAGGRGAHVVDAGDITSRLVVQTALQSGLSAVYTDLFDFGGDEMYMVEEPALVGRTFARALFSYQTSSVLGLRSADGRTVVNPPMDTVIGPGDALVVIAEDDSTIRLGGRPSGIVEEAIVRPRAKRTAPRQILVMGWNERAERMIELLDDYLSPGSTIHVAAERSDVRETVDDLQSGLRHTKVVFAEADTTDRGFLERVDFSHYQHVIVLTYDHLELQAADARTLVALLHLRDLAERRGERYSVVTEMRDDHNRELAQITQTDDFIVSGKLISLLMTQISENRHLSAVFDDLLDPEGSEIYLKPVEDYVRPGAVMDFYTVLESARRQGHTAIGYRIQERSGEEDFGIVLNPDKRERLRFAPGDSVIVLAED, encoded by the coding sequence ATGCCCAGAGTCACGGGTCGGGAACGGCTCCGTTACTGGTTCGACGGAACAATGTCCCGGGGAACGCCCGCGCTGATCGGCTGGCTCGCCGTCGTTCTGGTCTCGATGGTCGCCGCGTTCGGGGTCGCCACGTGGCTGTTCGTGCCCAGGGACGGCGCGCTGGAGGGCAAGGGCTTCCTCGAGACGCTGTGGATGACCTTCGTGCGGGTCACCGACCCCGGCGTGATCGGCGGCGACGACACCTCCAACGTGCCCTTCGTCGCGTTGATGCTGGTGGCCACCCTCGGCGGCGTCCTCGTGTTCAGCGCGCTGGTCGGCGTCATCGCCAGCGGCCTGGACAACAAGATCACCGAACTCCGCAAGGGCCGCTCGCGTGTGCTCGAACAGGGCCACACCGTGCTGCTCGGCTGGTCCGAGCAGGTCTTCATCATGCTCAACGAGCTGATCCAGGCCAACGAGAGCGAGCGGCGCGCGACCGTGGTCGTGCTGGCGGACCGGGACAAGGTCGAGATGGAGGACGAGATCCGTGAGCGGTTCCCCCGGACGGGGACCACGAAGGTGATCTGCCGGACCGGGAGCCTGCTCAACCCGCACGACCTCGGCATCGCCAACCCCGACCAGGCCCGCTCGGTCATCGTCGTGCCCACCGGCCCGGAGGAGCCCGACCACGAGGTCGTCAAGACCCTGCTCGCCCTCGCCCACCGGTCGTCGGCCCACGGCGGTTCGGCGAACGTCGTCGCGGCGGTCAACGAGTCGCAGAGCCTGCGGGCGGCGCAGCTGGCCGGGGGCCGGGGTGCGCACGTCGTGGACGCGGGCGACATCACCTCCCGCCTGGTCGTGCAGACGGCGCTCCAGTCGGGCCTGTCGGCGGTCTACACCGACCTGTTCGACTTCGGGGGCGACGAGATGTACATGGTCGAGGAGCCCGCGCTGGTCGGACGCACCTTCGCCCGCGCGCTGTTCTCCTACCAGACCTCCAGTGTCCTGGGCCTGCGGTCGGCCGACGGCCGCACGGTCGTCAATCCGCCGATGGACACGGTGATCGGACCGGGCGACGCGCTCGTGGTCATCGCGGAGGACGACAGCACGATCCGGCTGGGCGGGCGCCCGTCCGGGATCGTGGAGGAGGCGATCGTGCGGCCGCGCGCCAAGCGGACCGCCCCGCGCCAGATCCTGGTCATGGGCTGGAACGAGCGCGCCGAGCGGATGATCGAGCTGCTGGACGACTACCTCTCCCCGGGGTCGACGATCCACGTCGCGGCGGAGCGGTCGGACGTGCGCGAGACGGTCGACGACCTCCAGTCGGGGCTGCGCCACACCAAGGTGGTCTTCGCCGAGGCCGACACCACCGACCGCGGCTTCCTCGAACGGGTCGACTTCTCCCACTACCAGCACGTCATCGTGCTGACCTACGACCATCTCGAACTCCAGGCGGCCGACGCCCGGACGCTGGTGGCGCTGCTGCACCTGCGCGACCTGGCCGAGCGCCGCGGCGAGCGGTACTCGGTGGTCACCGAGATGCGCGACGACCACAACCGCGAGCTCGCCCAGATCACCCAGACGGACGACTTCATCGTCAGCGGGAAGCTGATCAGTCTGCTGATGACCCAGATCTCGGAGAACCGGCACCTGAGCGCGGTGTTCGACGACCTCCTCGATCCGGAGGGCTCGGAGATCTACCTCAAGCCCGTGGAGGACTACGTCCGGCCCGGTGCGGTGATGGACTTCTACACGGTGCTGGAGTCGGCCCGGCGGCAGGGCCACACGGCCATCGGCTACCGGATCCAGGAGCGGTCGGGGGAGGAGGACTTCGGCATCGTCCTCAACCCGGACAAGCGCGAGCGGCTCCGGTTCGCCCCGGGTGACAGCGTCATCGTGCTGGCCGAGGACTGA
- a CDS encoding excinuclease ABC subunit UvrA, producing the protein MSMATGNDASSPAQHEADSHDLIRVYGARVNNLKDISVEIPKRRLTVFTGVSGSGKSSLVFGTIAAESQRLINETYSTFVQGFMPTMARPEVDVLDGITTAILVDQERMGADPRSTVGTATDANVMLRILYSRVGQPHIGSPQAFSFNVASISGSGAVTLERGGQTTKERRSFSVTGGMCPRCEGRGKINDIDLTQLYDDSKSLSEGAFTIPGWKSDSLWTVKVYAQSGFVDPDKPIREYTKREMRDFLYHDPVKVKVEGVNLTYEGLIPKIRKSFLAKDREAMQPHIRAFVDRAVTFTTCPDCDGTRLSEAARSSKIAGVSIADACAMQISDLADWVRGLQDQERGVAPLLDKLGHTLDSFVEIGLGYLSLDRPAGTLSGGEAQRVKMIRHLGSSLTDVTYVFDEPTIGLHPHDIQRMNNLLLRLRDKGNTVLVVEHKPETIAIADHVVDLGPRAGTEGGTVCFEGTVEGLRGSDTLTGHHLDDRARLKDGVRTPTDALEVRGATAHNLREVDVDIPLGVLTVITGVAGSGKSSLVHGSIPAGEGVVAIDQTAIRGSRRSNPATYTKLLDPIRKAFAKANGVKPALFSANSEGACPNCNGAGVIYTDLGIMAGVATTCEECEGKRFQASVLEHRLGGRDISEVLAMSVAEAEEFFGEGEARTPAAHAVLKRLDDVGLGYLRLGQPLTTLSGGERQRLKLATHMAEKGGVYVLDEPTTGLHLADVEHLLALLDRLVDSGKSVIVIEHHQAVMAHADWIIDLGPGAGHDGGRIVFEGTPADLVAARSTLTGEHLAEYVGT; encoded by the coding sequence ATGAGCATGGCCACGGGGAACGACGCTTCGTCGCCCGCACAGCACGAGGCCGACAGCCACGACCTCATCCGCGTGTACGGCGCACGTGTGAACAACCTCAAGGACATCAGCGTCGAGATCCCGAAGCGGCGGCTGACGGTGTTCACCGGCGTCTCCGGCTCGGGCAAGAGCTCGCTGGTCTTCGGGACGATCGCCGCGGAGTCGCAGCGGCTGATCAACGAGACCTACAGCACCTTCGTGCAGGGCTTCATGCCGACGATGGCCCGCCCCGAGGTGGACGTCCTCGACGGGATCACGACCGCGATCCTCGTCGACCAGGAGCGGATGGGCGCCGACCCCCGCTCCACCGTCGGCACCGCCACCGACGCCAACGTGATGCTGCGCATCCTCTACAGCCGGGTCGGGCAGCCGCACATCGGCTCGCCCCAGGCCTTCTCGTTCAACGTCGCCTCCATCAGCGGATCGGGCGCGGTCACCCTGGAGCGCGGCGGGCAGACCACCAAGGAGCGGCGCAGCTTCAGCGTCACCGGCGGCATGTGCCCGCGCTGTGAGGGGCGCGGCAAGATCAACGACATCGACCTCACCCAGCTCTACGACGACTCCAAGTCGCTGAGCGAGGGCGCGTTCACCATCCCCGGATGGAAGTCGGACAGCCTGTGGACGGTGAAGGTCTACGCGCAGTCGGGCTTCGTCGACCCGGACAAGCCGATCCGCGAGTACACGAAGCGGGAGATGCGGGACTTCCTGTACCACGACCCGGTCAAGGTCAAGGTCGAGGGCGTCAACCTCACCTACGAAGGGCTCATCCCCAAGATCCGCAAGTCGTTCCTGGCCAAGGACCGCGAGGCGATGCAGCCGCACATCCGGGCGTTCGTGGACCGGGCGGTCACCTTCACGACCTGCCCCGACTGCGACGGCACCCGGCTCAGCGAGGCCGCGCGCTCCTCGAAGATCGCGGGCGTCAGCATCGCCGACGCCTGCGCGATGCAGATCAGCGACCTCGCCGACTGGGTGCGCGGACTCCAGGACCAGGAGCGGGGGGTCGCTCCGCTGCTCGACAAGCTCGGCCACACTCTCGACTCGTTCGTGGAGATCGGACTGGGCTACCTCTCGCTCGACCGGCCGGCGGGCACGCTCTCCGGCGGCGAGGCGCAGCGCGTCAAGATGATCCGCCACCTGGGGTCGTCGCTGACCGACGTCACCTACGTCTTCGACGAGCCCACCATCGGCCTGCACCCGCACGACATCCAGCGGATGAACAACCTGCTCCTGCGGCTGCGGGACAAGGGCAACACGGTGCTCGTCGTGGAGCACAAGCCGGAGACGATCGCGATCGCCGACCACGTCGTCGACCTCGGACCGCGCGCCGGGACCGAGGGCGGCACCGTCTGCTTCGAGGGCACCGTCGAGGGGCTGCGGGGCAGCGACACCCTGACCGGCCACCACCTCGACGACCGCGCCCGGCTCAAGGACGGCGTCCGCACACCGACCGACGCTCTGGAGGTCCGCGGCGCGACGGCGCACAACCTGCGCGAGGTCGATGTCGATATCCCGCTCGGCGTGCTGACCGTCATCACCGGCGTCGCCGGCTCCGGCAAGAGCTCGCTCGTCCACGGGTCGATCCCCGCCGGCGAGGGCGTCGTGGCGATCGACCAGACCGCGATCCGCGGTTCACGGCGCAGCAACCCGGCCACCTACACCAAGCTGCTGGACCCGATCCGCAAGGCGTTCGCCAAGGCCAACGGCGTCAAGCCCGCGCTGTTCAGCGCCAACTCCGAGGGCGCCTGCCCGAACTGCAACGGCGCCGGGGTCATCTACACCGACCTGGGGATCATGGCCGGTGTCGCCACCACATGCGAGGAGTGCGAGGGCAAGCGGTTCCAGGCCTCCGTGCTGGAGCACCGCCTGGGCGGCCGCGACATCAGCGAGGTGCTCGCGATGTCGGTGGCGGAGGCCGAGGAGTTCTTCGGCGAGGGCGAGGCGCGCACGCCGGCCGCGCACGCCGTCCTCAAGCGGCTCGACGACGTCGGCCTGGGCTACCTGCGCCTCGGACAGCCGCTCACCACGCTGTCCGGCGGCGAGCGCCAGCGGCTCAAGCTGGCCACCCACATGGCGGAGAAGGGCGGGGTGTACGTCCTGGACGAGCCGACCACCGGCCTGCACCTGGCCGACGTCGAGCACCTGCTCGCCCTGCTCGACCGGCTCGTCGACTCCGGCAAGTCCGTGATCGTCATCGAGCACCACCAGGCGGTCATGGCGCACGCCGACTGGATCATCGACCTCGGTCCGGGCGCCGGCCACGACGGCGGCCGCATCGTCTTCGAGGGCACGCCGGCCGACCTCGTCGCCGCCCGCTCGACCCTCACCGGCGAGCACCTGGCGGAGTACGTGGGCACCTGA
- a CDS encoding calcium/sodium antiporter: MNALVVLALVAGFVLLVAGGESLVRGAGSLARSLGMSSLVVGLTVVSFTTSAPELAVSTDAALSGYPGLAVGNVVGSNIANILLVLGAAALFVPLAVNSQVVRADIPVMALLSLAVLLMALNGNLGRVEGAVLLAALVAYVTVTVLVSRRRAADDPAAAQADPDDADAAAEPARAKRVLLDVGLVILGTALLVAGARLLVYGASAIATALGVSDLLIGLTVVAVGTSLPELVTCVVAVLRGERDMAVGNIVGSNVFNIGAVLGLTAIISPDGIAIAPAALRFDLPIMVAVALILLPIALTKLDVARWEGALLVGFYVAYITYLVVQATDHAVLEPFSAAMLWFVIPLTVVWLLSVMVHELRTRRREGKPRPTRTARNVKAENGPSA; encoded by the coding sequence GTGAACGCGTTGGTGGTTCTCGCCCTCGTGGCGGGGTTCGTTCTGTTGGTGGCCGGAGGCGAGTCCCTCGTGCGGGGCGCCGGGTCACTGGCCCGCAGTCTGGGCATGTCCTCGCTGGTCGTGGGCCTGACCGTGGTGTCGTTCACGACGTCGGCGCCCGAGCTGGCGGTCAGTACCGACGCCGCGCTCTCCGGGTATCCGGGCTTGGCCGTGGGCAACGTCGTGGGCAGCAACATCGCCAACATCCTGCTGGTCCTCGGGGCGGCGGCGCTGTTCGTCCCCCTGGCGGTGAACTCACAGGTCGTGCGGGCCGACATCCCGGTGATGGCGCTGCTGTCCCTGGCGGTGCTCCTGATGGCCCTGAACGGCAACCTGGGCCGCGTCGAGGGCGCCGTGCTGCTCGCGGCCCTGGTGGCCTACGTCACCGTCACGGTCCTCGTCTCCCGACGGCGGGCGGCGGACGACCCGGCCGCCGCGCAGGCGGACCCCGACGACGCCGACGCGGCCGCCGAGCCCGCGCGCGCCAAGCGCGTCCTGCTGGACGTGGGGCTCGTCATCCTGGGCACGGCCCTGCTGGTGGCGGGGGCGCGGCTGCTGGTCTACGGGGCCAGCGCGATCGCGACGGCGCTGGGCGTGAGCGACCTGCTCATCGGACTGACCGTGGTCGCGGTCGGAACGTCGCTGCCCGAGCTGGTGACCTGTGTCGTGGCCGTGCTGCGGGGCGAGCGCGACATGGCGGTGGGCAACATCGTGGGCAGCAACGTGTTCAACATCGGCGCGGTGCTCGGCCTGACCGCCATCATCTCCCCGGACGGCATCGCCATCGCGCCGGCGGCCCTGCGGTTCGACCTGCCGATCATGGTGGCCGTGGCCCTGATCCTGCTGCCGATCGCCCTGACCAAGCTGGACGTCGCCCGCTGGGAGGGCGCGCTGCTCGTCGGCTTCTACGTCGCCTACATCACCTACCTGGTCGTGCAGGCCACCGATCACGCCGTGCTCGAACCCTTCAGCGCCGCCATGCTGTGGTTCGTCATCCCGCTCACCGTGGTGTGGCTGCTGTCGGTGATGGTCCACGAACTCCGCACTCGCCGCCGCGAGGGAAAGCCCCGTCCCACCCGAACGGCCCGGAACGTCAAGGCCGAGAACGGGCCGAGCGCCTGA
- a CDS encoding FAD-binding oxidoreductase, with the protein MPHGHGIPPTTTVAPSDKRYAALSRGFNQRWIARPDYVRLTGSPEGVARALSEAVNQESGHPDRTRITVRSGGHCYEDFVCGDDVRVILDVSPMCGIYFDPGLEAYCVEAGATNWHAYSHLYPLSGKALPGGSCYSVGTGGHITGGGFGLLSRQQGLTVDYLYAVEVAVVRPDRSVELVLATRDDPDPDRRDLWWAHTGGGGGNFGVVTRFWFRDLPEPPSKVLLTARSWKWADFTQEEFAKLVTAYGEYFRDHQDPEEASGKLFAMLKLNHMSHGEIGLLAQVDDDDPQGAQALEHFLDTVDGRIRPTSGQMAAPMGEHPPIQGMRTPRTLPWLTATQAINGSGENRCGKYKSAYLRRPFSAAQIQAMWDYLGQKHYTDYVNKEALIQVDSYGGAVNRPPRPTAVPQRDSILKLQFQVYWKRIEQESDVERHITWIRDIYRKTFASTGGVPVIGEATDGCYINYPDADLNDSSWNKSPDRWSKLYYKDAYPRLQRVKKRWDPLNVFHHRQSVELPSGPESS; encoded by the coding sequence ATGCCCCATGGCCACGGCATCCCTCCCACCACCACCGTCGCTCCCTCCGACAAGCGCTACGCCGCGCTCAGTCGGGGCTTCAACCAGCGCTGGATCGCCCGACCCGACTACGTCCGGCTGACGGGGTCGCCCGAAGGCGTCGCCCGCGCCCTGTCCGAAGCGGTCAACCAGGAGAGCGGGCACCCCGACCGCACCCGGATCACCGTGCGGTCGGGCGGCCACTGCTACGAGGACTTCGTGTGCGGCGACGACGTCCGCGTGATCCTCGACGTCAGCCCGATGTGCGGGATCTACTTCGACCCCGGTCTGGAGGCCTACTGCGTCGAGGCCGGGGCGACCAACTGGCACGCGTACAGCCACTTGTACCCGCTCAGCGGCAAGGCCCTGCCCGGCGGCTCCTGCTACTCCGTGGGCACCGGCGGCCACATCACCGGCGGCGGATTCGGCCTGCTCTCCCGGCAGCAGGGGCTCACCGTGGACTACCTCTACGCGGTGGAGGTCGCGGTGGTGCGCCCCGACCGGTCGGTCGAGCTCGTCCTGGCCACCCGCGACGACCCCGACCCCGACCGCCGCGACCTGTGGTGGGCGCACACCGGAGGCGGCGGCGGGAACTTCGGGGTCGTCACCCGCTTCTGGTTCCGCGACCTGCCCGAGCCTCCCTCGAAGGTGCTCCTGACCGCCCGCTCCTGGAAGTGGGCGGACTTCACCCAGGAGGAGTTCGCCAAGCTCGTCACGGCCTACGGCGAGTACTTCCGCGACCACCAGGACCCGGAGGAGGCGTCCGGGAAGCTGTTCGCGATGCTCAAGCTCAACCACATGAGCCACGGGGAGATCGGCCTCCTCGCCCAGGTCGACGACGACGATCCCCAGGGCGCGCAGGCCCTGGAGCACTTCCTCGACACCGTCGACGGCCGCATCCGGCCCACGTCCGGCCAGATGGCCGCACCCATGGGCGAGCACCCGCCGATCCAGGGCATGCGCACGCCGCGCACACTGCCCTGGCTGACCGCCACCCAGGCGATCAACGGCTCCGGCGAGAACCGCTGCGGCAAGTACAAGTCCGCCTACCTGCGCCGCCCCTTCAGCGCGGCGCAGATCCAGGCCATGTGGGACTACCTGGGCCAGAAGCACTACACCGACTACGTCAACAAGGAGGCGCTGATCCAGGTCGACTCCTACGGCGGCGCCGTCAACCGGCCGCCCCGGCCGACCGCCGTCCCCCAGCGCGACTCCATCCTCAAGCTGCAGTTCCAGGTCTACTGGAAGCGCATCGAGCAGGAGTCGGACGTGGAGCGGCACATCACGTGGATCCGCGACATCTACCGCAAGACCTTCGCCTCCACCGGAGGCGTCCCCGTGATCGGCGAGGCCACCGACGGCTGCTACATCAACTACCCGGACGCCGACCTCAACGACTCGTCCTGGAACAAGTCGCCCGACCGGTGGTCGAAGCTCTACTACAAGGACGCCTACCCGAGGCTGCAACGGGTGAAGAAGCGCTGGGACCCGCTCAACGTGTTCCACCACCGCCAGTCGGTGGAGCTCCCCTCCGGCCCCGAGTCCTCATGA
- a CDS encoding helix-turn-helix transcriptional regulator, whose amino-acid sequence MSVGRGTITHVTTSATQHLSDLARLRRVRDRIDREYALPLDVEALARGVSMSAGHLSRRFRQAYGESPYSYLMTRRIERAMALLRRGDLSVTEVCFEVGCSSLGTFSTRFTELVGMPPSVYRREAERATEGMPSCVAKQVTRPVRNREAPAQGPSLD is encoded by the coding sequence ATGTCGGTGGGACGTGGCACGATCACGCACGTGACCACCTCCGCGACACAGCACCTGAGTGATCTGGCCCGGTTGCGGCGTGTGCGCGACCGGATCGACCGGGAGTACGCGCTGCCGTTGGACGTGGAGGCGCTGGCGCGGGGTGTGAGCATGTCGGCGGGGCACCTGAGCCGGCGGTTCCGGCAGGCCTATGGAGAGTCGCCGTACTCGTACCTGATGACGCGGCGGATCGAGCGGGCGATGGCCCTGCTGCGCCGGGGGGACCTGAGCGTCACCGAGGTGTGCTTCGAGGTGGGCTGTTCGTCGCTGGGCACCTTCAGCACCCGTTTCACCGAGCTGGTGGGCATGCCGCCCAGCGTGTACCGGCGCGAGGCCGAGCGGGCGACGGAGGGGATGCCCTCGTGCGTGGCCAAACAGGTCACCCGACCGGTCAGGAATCGAGAAGCGCCGGCCCAGGGCCCGAGCCTAGATTGA
- a CDS encoding VOC family protein, whose protein sequence is MDITIHQSFLPHTDPDASLAFYRDTLGFEVRADVGYGDMRWITVGPADQPSTSIVLEPPAADPGVTDDERRTIAEMMAKGTYSGVNLATPDLDAAFARLRSSGAEVIQEPVDQPYGVRDCALRDPAGNMIRIQELR, encoded by the coding sequence ATGGACATCACGATTCACCAGAGCTTCCTTCCGCACACCGATCCCGACGCCTCGCTGGCCTTCTACCGCGACACGCTCGGCTTCGAGGTCAGGGCCGACGTCGGCTACGGCGACATGCGCTGGATCACGGTCGGCCCCGCCGACCAGCCCAGCACGTCCATCGTGCTGGAGCCGCCCGCCGCGGACCCCGGCGTCACCGACGACGAGCGCCGCACCATCGCCGAGATGATGGCCAAGGGCACCTACTCCGGCGTCAACCTGGCCACCCCCGACCTCGACGCCGCCTTCGCGCGGCTGCGGTCGAGCGGTGCCGAGGTGATCCAGGAACCCGTCGACCAGCCGTACGGCGTCCGCGACTGCGCCCTGCGCGACCCCGCGGGCAACATGATCCGGATCCAGGAACTGCGCTGA